Proteins encoded within one genomic window of Synechococcus sp. PCC 7335:
- a CDS encoding NAD(P)H-quinone oxidoreductase subunit M, with the protein MLLKSTTRHILIYAATIQNNEIVPSDQQLTIDVDPENEFNWSDEALQKVYREFDRMVDDYAGEALTDYNLRRIGSDLEHFVRALLQSGEISYNLQSRVLNYSMGLPRVVDEPLSDQDASIEPAAK; encoded by the coding sequence ATGCTGCTAAAATCCACTACTCGCCACATTTTGATCTATGCGGCCACAATTCAGAACAACGAGATTGTTCCTAGCGATCAGCAACTGACGATAGATGTCGATCCTGAAAACGAGTTTAACTGGAGCGATGAAGCCCTACAGAAGGTCTATCGCGAGTTTGATCGGATGGTTGATGATTACGCTGGAGAAGCACTGACGGACTACAATTTGCGGCGAATTGGCTCTGATCTAGAGCATTTTGTTCGGGCGCTGCTACAGTCCGGTGAAATCAGCTATAACTTGCAGAGCCGTGTGCTCAATTACAGCATGGGCTTACCTAGAGTTGTGGATGAACCACTATCTGATCAAGATGCGTCTATAGAACCAGCGGCCAAGTAG
- a CDS encoding histidine phosphatase family protein, whose product MTVLTYLKLILVRHAQSIGNAQKIMEGQSSTPLSNQGIHQAQQLSATLHTEPALGPSVVYSSPSLRAVQTAEILTASLAQDSYQLSSDLQEIHQGIFQGLTWLEAQAQYPQLCHQLLNTRKWQPVPHAESPAAARNRANLWVDKIRHRHRPGEVIWAISHAGIMQQIVSVILGCDRTWKIPIHHTARFEFWLSQTYWQSSSTEPGTDLDADQFNPEHWIIHRFNDYSHLIS is encoded by the coding sequence TTGACTGTATTGACCTATCTAAAGCTCATCCTCGTTCGTCACGCGCAATCTATAGGTAATGCTCAAAAAATCATGGAAGGCCAAAGCTCTACTCCACTTTCAAACCAAGGCATTCACCAAGCCCAGCAGCTTAGTGCCACCCTACACACTGAGCCTGCGCTAGGACCGTCTGTTGTCTACAGCAGCCCTAGCCTTAGAGCTGTTCAGACCGCAGAAATTCTCACAGCGTCTTTGGCTCAAGATTCATACCAGCTTTCTAGCGATCTTCAAGAAATTCACCAAGGAATTTTTCAAGGACTGACTTGGCTAGAAGCGCAAGCACAATATCCTCAGCTTTGCCATCAACTTCTAAACACTAGAAAGTGGCAACCTGTCCCTCACGCTGAATCTCCGGCAGCTGCTCGAAACCGAGCTAACCTCTGGGTCGATAAAATTCGACATCGGCATCGGCCAGGAGAAGTCATCTGGGCAATCTCTCACGCGGGTATCATGCAGCAGATAGTGTCGGTAATTCTAGGATGCGATCGCACCTGGAAAATTCCTATCCATCACACTGCCCGCTTCGAATTCTGGCTATCTCAAACTTACTGGCAGAGCTCAAGCACAGAGCCAGGAACAGACCTAGACGCAGACCAGTTCAATCCTGAACACTGGATAATCCATCGCTTTAACGACTACTCTCACCTAATTAGCTGA